aattataaatcattttttttattttttattttttattttttttatgaaatccaaaaaaaaagtaaaccaattaaaattttatttaatgatgaattatgttcaccaatttcaattgaatatggtcaaaattttagtttaattttaacaGATACTGGTGCAGTTTATAGTAGTGGTTTATGTTCATATGGTAAAACAGGTCATAAAATGAAGAGAGATATATCAATACCAACACAAATTAAGTCTTTAGAAAATAAAcgtataaaatcaatttcatgtGGTTCACATCATTCATTAGCATTGGACGATTTAGGTTTAGTTTATTCTTGGGGAAATGGATCAAATGGTAGATTAGGATTAGAATTACATATTTtaggtgaaaaaaaaattgtatcaACACCAACTTTAATCTCAACAATTGCTTCAAATACTTTGGATCCTGTGGTTGTTCAAATTTCAGCGGGTTTTGATAATTCTTTTCTTATTACATCAAATGGTAGTGTTTATAGTTTTGGCAGTGCAATATCGGAGAAATTGGGTTATGACGGCACGGTATTGGGTTACCAAGCATTGCCAAgaaaaattgaatcaataccTCCAATGAAACAAGTATCAGCTAGTAATTTACATACAGTTCTACTTGATACATGTGGTAATGTATATGCATTTGGTTCACCAACAAATGGTAGATTAGGTAGACCATCAAATGGGCCTCGTAATGATTATAAACCAACAATGGTTAGTtttggtagtggtggtggtgatggaacagttataaaaaaaattgcaaCTGGTACAAATTTTACAATTGTTTTAAGTGACAGTGGTGAACTTTTTGGTTGGGGTGGGAATTCTAATGGTCAATTGGGGGTTGAACCAATATGTAATGTTTCAGATTCATTTGATTCACCTactttaattaaatgtttATCCAATTTAAATTGTGGTAAAATTACAATTCATGATTTTGCAGTTGGTGATCAACATGTTGTTATATTAAGTGATGTTGGGGaagttttttgttttggtgAGGATAGAAAGGCACAATGTGGAATTGGTATATCATATCCAGGCTACAATGACATATCATTAACacaaattcaatcaaataatttcaatggacgtaatatttttaaagtttatgCTGGTGCTAATAATACAATGGTATCATTATCACCTGATCATCATATATTTGgtgaagaattattaaaacttttaaattcaaatttattcactgatataaaattaaaagttacAGAATCAGATCAAATCATTAATGCTCATAAAATTGTATTAGCAGCACGttgtaaaaaatttcattcattaatttcattacaattaaataatccaaCAAAAcctcaatcaattaaatataatgattatgataataatagtacaaCCAAATATATAACATCAGAAATTATAGATGGTATACTTTATATTACTTTtccaatatcttttaaagttttaaatttatttttaaaatatttatattcagATCATGTAAATTTAGTaagttattttatttttattttattttttaaaaaaatatcattttttaattattggtttttttattattttttttcataaagaCTCAATCAATTACAGATGAATTAGGTGAATTATCACACTGTATGGGGGTGGGTAGATTATCATatctttgtaattttaaaaataatttatcattacaaAAATTACCAATCTCTACATTATTAgaagatttaaagaaaattcaaaatcaagaatatattgatatttattCAAATGTTCAATTTAATTGTGTATCAAATGCTGATCCCTTAGAAAATGGAGTTATTAAatcatataaattattttcaaatttaggttcattttattttaaaaaaatgttggGGGTaggtttttaattttatttttattgccaaaaaaaaaaaaaaaaaaaaaaaaccaaaaaataataataaaaagttattttaattttttttatagggATCATATATAGAATCTgaacaaaatgaaattcatttaaatcaaacaTCAATTCATGGTTTAagatcattattaaaatattgtt
This region of Dictyostelium discoideum AX4 chromosome 3 chromosome, whole genome shotgun sequence genomic DNA includes:
- a CDS encoding BTB/POZ domain-containing protein (Similar to RCC1), translating into MEFFSNLYGKYLSKQTNVNNHYSNNNSISSNIDFESMNLGSINRIIGFEFDEDFFKKIDSNGDTALTFFISEIIKFQKSQSFNTDLKLFNNSKYRYLLDIQNDFGETPLHVAGFVKANANAGIKDYRNLTPLDMAIMLEYNDIIKILETSETSKQSNVQSNIYNWGEILTSDFLLKSECKPIKILFNDELCSPISIEYGQNFSLILTDTGAVYSSGLCSYGKTGHKMKRDISIPTQIKSLENKRIKSISCGSHHSLALDDLGLVYSWGNGSNGRLGLELHILGEKKIVSTPTLISTIASNTLDPVVVQISAGFDNSFLITSNGSVYSFGSAISEKLGYDGTVLGYQALPRKIESIPPMKQVSASNLHTVLLDTCGNVYAFGSPTNGRLGRPSNGPRNDYKPTMVSFGSGGGDGTVIKKIATGTNFTIVLSDSGELFGWGGNSNGQLGVEPICNVSDSFDSPTLIKCLSNLNCGKITIHDFAVGDQHVVILSDVGEVFCFGEDRKAQCGIGISYPGYNDISLTQIQSNNFNGRNIFKVYAGANNTMVSLSPDHHIFGEELLKLLNSNLFTDIKLKVTESDQIINAHKIVLAARCKKFHSLISLQLNNPTKPQSIKYNDYDNNSTTKYITSEIIDGILYITFPISFKVLNLFLKYLYSDHVNLTQSITDELGELSHCMGVGRLSYLCNFKNNLSLQKLPISTLLEDLKKIQNQEYIDIYSNVQFNCVSNADPLENGVIKSYKLFSNLGSFYFKKMLGGSYIESEQNEIHLNQTSIHGLRSLLKYCYCEEIPEDINECIELIILSDIHSMHRAKDITSAKIRSLMDNDSICYIYHISKLYNVKPLSIWCLAKLNLISTTQENLKKLPYFDQLPNELKIEILNSLKK